A section of the Desulfovibrio desulfuricans genome encodes:
- the hypE gene encoding hydrogenase expression/formation protein HypE, whose protein sequence is MDDCLLLDAGSGGRASQRLIAQCFMRHFANPLLERMDDAALLTDISGPLAMSTDSYTVTPLFFAGGSIGSLAVHGTVNDVAMLGARPRYLSCGFILEEGLPLETLERVVADMGSAAREAGVSIVTGDTKVVPRGACDKIFINTTGIGQVFASPSPSGHNARPGDVVLVSGAMGDHGLTVMGSREGLSFLTDVASDSAPLNHMIEDIINTVGEVHVLRDPTRGGLATTLNEIAEQSQVSILLDEASVPVHEAVRNGCSFLGMDPLYLANEGKCICIVPESSAEAALEAMRRSPYGKEAARIGTVTEGKAQVALQTLIGGRRLLGMLEGAQLPRIC, encoded by the coding sequence ATGGACGATTGCCTTCTTCTTGATGCTGGCAGCGGCGGCAGAGCCTCGCAGCGCCTTATTGCACAGTGTTTCATGCGCCATTTTGCCAATCCCCTGCTGGAACGCATGGACGATGCAGCGCTTTTGACCGATATCTCCGGCCCGTTGGCCATGAGCACCGATTCCTACACGGTGACGCCCCTGTTTTTCGCAGGCGGCAGCATCGGCAGTCTGGCTGTGCATGGCACCGTCAACGATGTCGCCATGCTGGGGGCACGGCCCCGCTACCTGAGCTGCGGTTTCATTCTTGAAGAAGGCCTGCCCCTCGAAACCCTTGAGCGCGTCGTGGCCGACATGGGCTCGGCAGCTCGCGAGGCGGGCGTGAGCATTGTGACGGGCGACACCAAGGTTGTGCCGCGCGGTGCTTGCGACAAAATTTTCATCAATACCACAGGCATCGGGCAGGTGTTTGCCTCGCCCTCGCCCTCGGGCCATAATGCCCGGCCCGGCGATGTGGTGCTGGTCAGCGGAGCCATGGGCGACCACGGCCTTACGGTCATGGGCAGCCGCGAAGGCCTGTCCTTCCTTACGGACGTGGCCTCAGACTCCGCCCCGCTGAACCACATGATTGAAGACATCATCAACACTGTGGGCGAGGTGCATGTGCTGCGCGACCCCACTCGCGGCGGGCTTGCCACCACGCTCAACGAAATCGCCGAGCAGTCGCAGGTGTCCATCCTGCTTGACGAGGCCAGCGTTCCCGTTCACGAAGCCGTGCGCAACGGCTGTTCCTTCCTCGGCATGGATCCGCTGTACCTTGCCAACGAAGGCAAATGCATCTGCATTGTGCCCGAAAGCAGCGCGGAAGCAGCCCTTGAGGCCATGCGCCGCTCGCCCTACGGCAAGGAAGCCGCCCGCATCGGCACGGTAACGGAAGGCAAGGCGCAGGTGGCGCTGCAAACCCTCATAGGGGGCCGCCGCCTGCTGGGTATGCTGGAGGGCGCGCAGTTGCCCCGCATCTGTTAG